One stretch of Prunus persica cultivar Lovell chromosome G1, Prunus_persica_NCBIv2, whole genome shotgun sequence DNA includes these proteins:
- the LOC18790158 gene encoding LOW QUALITY PROTEIN: proline-rich receptor-like protein kinase PERK9 (The sequence of the model RefSeq protein was modified relative to this genomic sequence to represent the inferred CDS: inserted 1 base in 1 codon), which produces MATTSPSPNSSPSAVPPASNTTSTPPPQPPSTITPSSQPSLDSPEPSNSTTQSPPPVVPSAPPPTTPAPPPNSFPSVATQSPSSNVPPPTSNSPTPPSSNAPPPTSDSPPPPSSNPPKSSPSPPPPTSDPPASSPPPPQSRPPASSPPPPQSRPPVSSPPPPSSKPPDNSPPPPSKPPETSPPPPPSSKPPENSPPPPSSNPPETSPPPPSSKPPEKSPPPPSSNPPETSPPPSNPPENSPPPPASVPPKSSPPPPASVPPTNAPPPPGLTPPIPPGSQPTPSPPNSPPKSSPPPPLKRLAPPPPSHASPPAPSQIPSPPTSNTSSPNAPPSSNPTGSGGIGTGGVVAIGVVVGVVVLSLIGLAVWCLRRPRKKISGEGMLXTSLASSPRSDSSFLKTHSSAPFVGSHSGSDFMNSPPEPAGLGNSRPWFTFEELDKATNGFSSQNLLGEGGFGSVYKGCLPDGREVAVKQLKIGGGQGEREFKAEVEIISRIHHRHLVSLVGYCISENRRLLVYEYVANDTLYFHLHGEGRPVLEWATRVKVAAGAARGIAYLHEDCHPRVIHRDIKSSNILLDNNFEARVSDFGLAKLALDANTHISTRVMGTFGYVAPEYASSGKLTEKSDVYSYGVVLLELITGRKPVDTSQPMGDESLVEWARPLLSYALDNEEFEGVVDPRLGKNYVESEMFRMIEIAAACVRHSSAKRPRMGQVVRAFDSLAVSDLTNGMRVGESEAFNSAQQSAEIRLFRRMAFGSQNYSTDFFSQDP; this is translated from the exons ATGGCAACCACATCACCATCTCCAAACTCATCTCCGTCGGCTGTGCCACCAGCTTCTAATACTACttcaacaccaccaccacaaccaccctCAACTATTACACCATCTTCTCAGCCAAGTTTGGATTCACCAGAACCCTCCAACTCAACTACTCAATCTCCACCACCTGTTGTTCCATCAGCTCCTCCTCCAACCACACCAGCACCCCCTCCTAATTCATTCCCATCTGTAGCTACGCAATCACCTTCATCCAATGTACCTCCACCAACTTCTAATTCTCCAACCCCACCATCATCCAATGCACCTCCACCAACTTCTGATTCTCCACCCCCACCATCATCAAATCCACCAAAAAGTTCACcttccccaccaccaccaacatctGATCCACCTGCAAGTTCGCCTCCACCACCGCAATCCCGTCCACCTGCAAGTTCGCCTCCACCACCGCAATCCCGTCCACCAGTGAGttcacctccaccaccatcatcaAAACCACCTGACAATTCACCTCCACCTCCGTCAAAGCCACCGGAAacttcaccaccaccacccccaTCATCAAAGCCACCTGAGAActctcctccacctccatcaTCAAATCCCCCTGAAacttcaccaccaccaccgtcaTCAAAACCACCTGAGAAGtcacctccacctccatcaTCAAATCCCCCTGAAACTTCACCACCTCCATCAAACCCGCCAGAGAACTCACCCCCACCTCCAGCATCCGTGCCACCCAAAAGTTCACCTCCACCACCAGCATCAGTACCTCCAACAAATGCACCCCCGCCTCCTGGGCTTACTCCTCCCATTCCACCCGGTTCTCAACCAACCCCTTCACCCCCAAATTCTCCTCCAAAGTCATCACCTCCACCACCCTTAAAAAGACTGGCACCACCTCCACCCTCGCATGCTTCTCCACCAGCACCTTCACAAATTCCAAGTCCACCAACCTCAAACACTTCCAGTCCTAATGCACCGCCAAGTTCAAATCCCACAGGTAGTGGGGGCATTGGTACTGGAGGTGTAGTGGCAATTGGTGTAGTGGTTGGGGTAGTAGTGCTTAGCCTCATTGGATTGGCTGTATGGTGCTTGAGGAGGCCAAGGAAAAAGATATCTGGAGAAGGTATGC TGACATCTCTGGCTTCTTCCCCCAGATCAG ATTCATCCTTCTTGAAGACACATTCTTCAGCTCCGTTTGTTGGAAGTCATTCTGGCAGTGATTTCATGAATTCTCCACCAGAACCAGCAGGATTAGGCAATTCAAGACCATGGTTTACTTTTGAAGAACTAGATAAGGCAACAAATGGATTTTCATCTCAGAATCTTTTGGGTGAAGGCGGATTTGGTTCTGTTTATAAGGGATGCCTACCAGATGGGAGAGAGGTGGCAGTAAAACAACTAAAGATTGGTGGGGGTCAGGGTGAGCGAGAATTCAAAGCTGAAGTTGAGATTATTAGTCGCATACACCACCGCCATTTGGTTTCTCTGGTGGGCTACTGCATTTCTGAGAACCGAAGGCTGCTTGTCTATGAATATGTCGCTAATGATACCCTTTATTTCCATCTTCATG GGGAAGGTAGGCCAGTTCTGGAATGGGCAACACGAGTTAAGGTTGCTGCTGGTGCAGCTCGTGGGATTGCTTATCTACATGAAGACT GCCATCCTCGAGTTATTCACCGCGATATAAAGTCTTCAAACATTCTTTTAGATAACAACTTTGAAGCTCGG GTTTCAGATTTTGGACTTGCCAAATTAGCTCTTGATGCGAATACACATATTAGTACACGTGTCATGGGAACTTTTGG ATACGTGGCCCCTGAATATGCATCAAGTGGCAAATTGACTGAGAAATCTGATGTTTACTCTTACGGAGTTGTGCTTCTGGAGTTGATTACTGGACGGAAGCCTGTCGATACTTCACAACCCATGGGAGATGAGAGTCTAGTTGAATGG GCTCGACCATTATTGAGTTATGCTCTTGATAATGAGGAGTTTGAAGGTGTGGTAGATCCAAGGCTCGGAAAGAACTACGTTGAAAGTGAAATGTTCAGAATGATTGAGATTGCTGCTGCTTGTGTGCGGCATTCATCTGCTAAGAGACCACGAATGGGACAG GTTGTTAGAGCTTTTGATAGTTTGGCTGTTTCCGATTTAACCAATGGAATGAGAGTGGGGGAAAGCGAGGCATTTAACTCGGCACAACAATCAGCTGAAATTAGATTGTTCCGGCGAATGGCATTTGGTAGTCAAAATTACAGTACAGATTTTTTTAGTCAAGATCCATAG
- the LOC18791601 gene encoding uncharacterized protein LOC18791601 gives MEDCGMVAADCVVISCCCQCLILQITIFILFKLPCKLIKKTRDYTMKKLQQRKRKEIVVESQGEIVLDPFKDDFVSILGESIRSIEAGHSCRCCMEEVDKVLQELSQRGEFGFGSFWGRREMGCSPIHHSAEDDQFDSRFVQFQLIEMVGSVSH, from the coding sequence ATGGAAGATTGTGGCATGGTTGCTGCAGATTGTGTGGTCATTTCATGTTGCTGTCAATGCTTGATCCTGCAAATCACCATCTTCATCTTGTTCAAGCTTCCTTGCAAGCTGATCAAAAAGACAAGAGACTACACCATGAAGAAGCTTCagcaaagaaagaggaaagagattGTAGTGGAAAGTCAAGGAGAAATAGTACTAGATCCATTCAAGGATGACTTTGTAAGTATTCTTGGAGAGTCCATAAGGTCCATAGAGGCAGGCCATAGTTGCAGATGTTGCATGGAGGAGGTGGACAAGGTGCTGCAGGAGTTATCTCAGAGAGGAGAGTTTGGATTTGGAAGCTTTTGGGGTAGAAGAGAAATGGGTTGTTCCCCAATTCATCATTCAGCAGAAGATGATCAATTTGACAGTAGATTTGTGCAGTTTCAATTGATTGAAATGGTTGGCTCTGTCAGTCATTGA
- the LOC18790086 gene encoding probable calcium-binding protein CML16, producing MMAALGSDQLKQLKDIFMRFDMDSDGSLTQLELAALLRSLGVKPTGDQLHVLLANMDANGNGTVEFDELVTAILPDMNAEILINQEQLTEVFRSFDRDGNGYITAAELAGSMAKMGHPLTYRELSDMMQEADTNGDGVISFSEFATIMSRSAADFLGV from the coding sequence ATGATGGCCGCGCTCGGCTCCGATCAGCTGAAGCAGCTGAAAGACATCTTCATGCGCTTCGATATGGACTCCGACGGCAGCCTCACCCAGCTCGAGCTCGCCGCCCTGCTCCGGTCCCTGGGCGTCAAGCCCACCGGTGACCAGCTCCACGTCCTCCTCGCCAACATGGACGCCAACGGAAACGGCACCGTCGAGTTCGACGAGCTCGTCACCGCCATCTTGCCCGACATGAACGCGGAGATCCTCATCAACCAGGAGCAGCTCACGGAGGTCTTCCGGTCGTTCGATCGCGACGGAAACGGCTACATCACCGCCGCCGAGCTCGCCGGATCCATGGCCAAAATGGGTCACCCGTTGACGTACAGAGAGCTCTCCGATATGATGCAAGAGGCCGACACGAACGGCGATGGCGTGATTAGCTTCAGCGAATTCGCGACGATCATGTCTCGGTCCGCCGCCGATTTTCTTGGGGTCTGA